A window from Planococcus maritimus encodes these proteins:
- a CDS encoding VOC family protein: MAAITHVGLAVPDLDKAIKWYRKVFDFHILAGPFDFDAETEGPESMTNDLQGPEIRKMRNVHLMSSDGFGIELFEFQDPSFSEAPPRHAGFFHIALVVDDIVETIERIVQHGGLQRSKMWNINKGKPHYLVYTEDPFGNIIELYSRNTSEMYGNR; the protein is encoded by the coding sequence ATGGCAGCAATTACGCATGTGGGGCTCGCGGTCCCCGATTTAGATAAAGCGATTAAATGGTACCGAAAAGTTTTTGATTTTCATATTTTGGCGGGCCCCTTCGACTTTGATGCAGAAACAGAAGGCCCCGAATCGATGACAAATGATTTACAGGGGCCGGAGATTCGCAAAATGCGCAATGTCCATCTCATGTCCTCCGACGGCTTTGGCATCGAGCTATTCGAATTTCAAGACCCTTCTTTTTCTGAAGCGCCGCCGCGGCATGCAGGATTTTTCCATATTGCCCTAGTAGTAGATGATATCGTCGAAACGATTGAACGCATCGTCCAGCACGGCGGCCTTCAGCGGAGCAAAATGTGGAACATCAATAAAGGCAAACCGCATTATCTCGTCTACACCGAGGACCCATTCGGCAATATTATCGAATTGTATTCCCGCAATACTTCAGAAATGTATGGCAATCGTTGA
- a CDS encoding acetyl-CoA hydrolase/transferase family protein, with amino-acid sequence MEKNLERIKATELQDRVVTAQEAAAWIQDGMTLGLSGFTRAGDVKAVSYALVERAKTENFKVNVFTGASLGSDVDRLFAEAGIVNKRLPFQADPAMRKAINAGDMYFLDHHLSHTAEWIRTGAIEPIDFAIVEALSITEDGMIIPTTSVGNSSIFVKHAKNIIVEINTAQPETFEGIHDIYDAGTQGERDPIPLTSVDQRIGTKGIPVDMERVRGIVFNHQDDSPSTIMAPDLDTKIIADHLLNFFRSEIEAGRLTEKLAPLQSGIGTVANAVLHGMIDSEFEHLEVYSEVLQDAVFDLMDAGKVDFASCCSITLSEPKMEQVFSEFDQYRDKIIMRPQEISNHPEVVRRLGLIAINTALEFDMYGNVNSTHVSGTKMMNGIGGSGDFARNARLAIFVTKSTAKDGKISSVVPFAAHVDHTEHDVDVVVTEQGYADLRGLAPRQRVEVIIENCVHPDYRPQMREYYEEALTRGGQTPHVLEKAFSWHESLAKNGTMLLKKEQLV; translated from the coding sequence ATGGAAAAGAACCTCGAGCGGATCAAAGCGACGGAATTGCAGGATCGTGTAGTCACAGCGCAAGAAGCGGCTGCGTGGATTCAAGATGGCATGACACTGGGGCTTAGCGGATTTACAAGAGCGGGCGATGTAAAAGCGGTCTCATACGCACTAGTGGAACGTGCGAAAACTGAAAACTTCAAAGTTAACGTCTTTACTGGAGCTTCTCTTGGCTCTGATGTCGACCGATTGTTTGCGGAAGCGGGAATCGTTAACAAGCGTTTGCCTTTCCAAGCAGACCCGGCGATGCGTAAAGCGATTAACGCAGGGGATATGTACTTTTTGGACCATCATTTATCCCACACGGCCGAATGGATTCGGACGGGCGCCATTGAACCGATCGATTTCGCGATCGTCGAGGCTCTTTCCATTACAGAAGACGGGATGATCATTCCAACGACCTCTGTCGGAAACTCTTCCATATTCGTGAAACACGCCAAAAATATCATTGTGGAAATCAATACAGCGCAGCCTGAAACATTTGAGGGCATTCATGATATTTATGATGCCGGCACACAAGGTGAGCGTGACCCAATCCCGTTGACTTCAGTTGACCAGCGCATCGGGACAAAAGGCATTCCAGTGGATATGGAACGTGTACGCGGCATCGTCTTTAACCATCAGGACGATTCTCCTTCGACCATTATGGCACCGGACCTAGACACCAAAATCATCGCTGATCATCTATTGAATTTTTTCCGCAGCGAAATTGAAGCTGGACGGTTGACGGAAAAATTGGCTCCGCTTCAATCAGGGATCGGTACGGTGGCCAACGCAGTGCTGCACGGCATGATCGATTCAGAGTTTGAGCACTTGGAAGTCTATTCGGAAGTCTTGCAAGACGCGGTATTTGATTTGATGGATGCGGGCAAAGTCGATTTTGCTTCTTGCTGCTCGATTACCTTGTCCGAGCCGAAGATGGAGCAGGTTTTCAGTGAATTTGACCAGTATCGCGACAAAATTATTATGCGTCCACAAGAAATCTCGAATCATCCGGAAGTCGTTCGTCGACTCGGCTTGATCGCGATCAACACGGCATTGGAATTTGATATGTACGGAAACGTCAACTCTACACACGTTTCCGGCACGAAAATGATGAATGGCATCGGCGGATCGGGCGATTTTGCCCGCAATGCGCGTCTTGCTATCTTCGTGACGAAATCTACCGCAAAAGACGGCAAAATCTCAAGCGTCGTGCCATTCGCAGCGCATGTCGACCATACTGAGCATGATGTCGATGTAGTGGTCACCGAGCAAGGCTATGCCGACCTTCGCGGGCTAGCGCCTCGTCAGCGCGTGGAAGTCATCATCGAAAACTGCGTGCATCCGGATTATCGTCCGCAAATGCGCGAGTATTACGAAGAAGCATTGACACGCGGAGGCCAAACGCCGCATGTCTTAGAGAAAGCTTTCTCTTGGCACGAATCATTAGCTAAAAACGGCACAATGCTTTTGAAAAAAGAGCAATTGGTCTAA
- a CDS encoding LytTR family DNA-binding domain-containing protein has protein sequence MEKITPGPLLDVMGELFSDEISIAVSNMDEYTYYRPSKRIDLKIKPGDKVREGTIAHKALTTGHKASEFINREVFGVPYHGMAVPFEEDGELAGCVMAIYPAYTEGKSVVTVKSPDGWRPISFTDVRYLEVKDRKTHVHAADFSGTNKNSLQEFEYLLPRDSFIRCHRSFIVNVHHIEEIYPDTHSTFVLEMDNGERLPVSQSYSSYFRKLLGF, from the coding sequence ATGGAAAAAATAACACCCGGCCCGCTATTGGATGTGATGGGGGAACTATTCTCAGATGAAATCTCGATAGCGGTATCGAATATGGATGAATACACCTATTATCGCCCAAGCAAACGCATCGATTTAAAAATTAAGCCAGGAGATAAAGTGCGTGAAGGCACCATCGCTCACAAAGCGCTGACAACTGGCCACAAGGCATCCGAATTTATCAACCGGGAAGTGTTTGGCGTGCCCTATCATGGCATGGCAGTGCCATTTGAAGAAGACGGAGAGCTTGCAGGCTGCGTGATGGCGATTTACCCGGCCTACACAGAAGGCAAATCGGTCGTGACCGTGAAAAGCCCCGATGGTTGGAGGCCCATTTCGTTTACTGACGTGCGGTATCTGGAAGTAAAAGACCGCAAGACGCATGTCCATGCTGCCGATTTTTCCGGCACCAATAAAAACTCCCTGCAGGAATTCGAATATTTGCTGCCGAGAGATTCATTTATTCGCTGCCACCGGTCGTTTATCGTTAATGTCCATCATATTGAAGAAATTTATCCTGATACCCATTCGACATTCGTGCTAGAGATGGACAACGGGGAACGCCTGCCTGTCAGCCAATCGTATTCTAGTTATTTCCGCAAACTACTCGGCTTCTGA
- a CDS encoding acetyl-CoA hydrolase/transferase family protein has product MDQRLERIQLPALRERIVSAQQAASWITDGMAIGLSGFTRAGDAKAVPNALVERGEKAPFRIDVYSGASLGCGIDGRFAQSGIVRKRVPYQSDSLMRASINSGEVQFVDHHLSQTAEWVRGGVTGPLDFAVIEALGITEEGLLIPTTSVGNSMVFAHHADKLIIEINTAQPMELEGIHDCYEPQALGVRQPIPLVSPRDRIGTKGIPIDPAKVKGIVWNDQPDSPSPIEPPDADTNIMADHLLDFLRGEVQAGRLSEKLPPIQSGVGSVANAVLHGLIDSEFEGLELYSEVLQDAVFDLLDSGKASFASASAITLSADYMERIYRNFSQYRDRLVLRPQEISNHPEIIRRLGLLSINTALEFDMYGNVNSTHVAGTKMMNGIGGSGDFGRNAQLAIFVTKSTAKNGRISCVVPFASHIDHTEHDVDVLVTEYGFADIRNLAPRERAERIIANCVHPDYRPQLQDYFNRAMAQGGHTPHVLGEALSWHELYTREGTMIKKAQ; this is encoded by the coding sequence ATGGATCAACGACTGGAAAGAATCCAACTACCGGCTTTACGCGAGCGGATTGTCAGCGCGCAACAAGCAGCTTCTTGGATAACGGATGGCATGGCGATTGGCCTCAGTGGCTTCACGCGCGCAGGAGACGCCAAGGCAGTGCCGAATGCTCTGGTGGAACGCGGAGAGAAAGCGCCGTTTCGAATCGATGTCTATAGTGGTGCTTCGCTGGGGTGCGGAATCGACGGCCGTTTTGCACAGTCAGGCATCGTTCGGAAACGTGTGCCTTATCAATCCGATTCTTTGATGCGCGCTTCGATTAATTCTGGGGAGGTGCAGTTTGTGGACCACCATTTATCCCAGACGGCCGAATGGGTGCGCGGAGGCGTGACGGGGCCTTTGGATTTCGCCGTCATTGAAGCGCTCGGCATTACCGAGGAGGGCTTGCTGATCCCGACGACTTCTGTCGGCAACTCGATGGTATTCGCCCATCATGCGGATAAGCTCATTATCGAAATCAATACGGCACAGCCGATGGAACTCGAAGGAATACACGATTGCTACGAACCGCAAGCGCTTGGAGTGCGCCAGCCGATTCCGCTCGTTTCGCCGAGAGACCGCATCGGCACAAAAGGCATCCCAATCGATCCAGCGAAAGTCAAAGGCATCGTCTGGAACGATCAGCCGGATTCACCTTCGCCGATCGAACCACCCGATGCCGATACGAATATCATGGCTGACCATTTGCTCGATTTTTTGCGTGGCGAAGTGCAGGCCGGACGATTGAGCGAAAAATTGCCGCCTATTCAATCCGGTGTCGGCTCTGTCGCAAATGCGGTATTGCACGGTCTGATCGATTCGGAATTCGAAGGACTTGAGCTGTATTCGGAAGTGCTGCAGGATGCCGTATTCGACTTGCTCGATTCGGGCAAGGCATCATTTGCTTCAGCTTCAGCGATTACTTTATCCGCAGATTATATGGAAAGAATCTATCGTAATTTCAGCCAATACCGAGACCGGTTGGTGCTGCGGCCGCAGGAAATTTCCAATCACCCCGAAATCATCCGGCGCCTCGGACTCCTTTCCATCAACACCGCATTGGAATTTGATATGTACGGCAATGTCAATTCCACACACGTGGCTGGAACCAAGATGATGAACGGCATTGGCGGGTCGGGAGATTTCGGGCGCAATGCACAGCTGGCTATTTTCGTCACTAAATCCACTGCCAAAAACGGCCGGATCTCCTGTGTCGTGCCCTTCGCTTCCCATATTGACCACACAGAGCACGATGTGGACGTATTGGTCACGGAGTACGGATTTGCCGATATCCGTAATCTGGCGCCTCGCGAGCGGGCAGAACGGATCATTGCGAATTGCGTTCATCCGGATTACCGCCCGCAACTGCAAGATTATTTCAACCGAGCGATGGCTCAAGGCGGCCATACGCCGCATGTTCTAGGAGAAGCGTTGTCTTGGCATGAACTGTACACACGCGAAGGCACGATGATTAAAAAAGCGCAGTAA
- a CDS encoding MFS transporter has product MSKDQRKKILILMINMFIAIASFGIIIPILPSYLVSIDQGGMAAGLMIAIFAAAQFLFSPIAGKWADQYGRRIMIIWGLAGLTLSMFIFYASDFIWVLYFSRVVGGIGAAMLVPAIFAYIADITTFDQRAKGTSLVSAAMSLGIVIGPGIGGFLADFSLKLPFLVSALVSLAAVLFSVFVLKDSDAEKADPNLALTMTQSESMFKKIARSTSVPYFLPLVITLVMSFGLLAYESVLGLYLDNQFNSTAKDIAFMITATGTVSVIVQLFVVDRIVSRFGEIGVLITFLGVAAGGFLASLFASSYVMFFGVSLIIFLATSILRPVLNTLISKLAEGEVGFAMGMNNAYMSIGNVMGPLLAGILFDINIIFPFILGLILLLATLTITVGWQRSRSAKRIRTIEQQ; this is encoded by the coding sequence ATGTCCAAAGACCAACGCAAAAAAATCCTGATTTTAATGATCAATATGTTCATCGCCATCGCCAGTTTCGGCATCATCATTCCGATTCTGCCATCGTATCTTGTCTCCATCGATCAAGGCGGCATGGCGGCCGGTTTGATGATCGCCATCTTCGCCGCTGCCCAATTCCTGTTCTCGCCGATCGCCGGTAAATGGGCCGACCAATACGGGCGACGCATCATGATCATCTGGGGTCTGGCAGGGCTGACCTTATCGATGTTCATTTTCTATGCTTCCGACTTTATTTGGGTGCTGTACTTCTCACGCGTCGTCGGAGGCATTGGCGCGGCGATGCTCGTACCAGCCATTTTCGCTTATATCGCTGATATCACAACATTCGATCAACGCGCCAAAGGCACAAGCCTGGTATCAGCTGCGATGTCACTCGGCATCGTCATTGGCCCGGGGATTGGTGGATTTCTTGCCGACTTCAGCCTGAAGCTGCCGTTTCTCGTGTCAGCGCTCGTGTCGCTCGCAGCCGTTCTCTTCTCTGTCTTTGTCTTAAAAGACAGCGACGCCGAAAAAGCGGATCCGAATCTCGCTTTAACGATGACCCAGTCCGAATCGATGTTTAAGAAAATCGCCCGCTCCACTTCAGTGCCATATTTTTTGCCGCTAGTCATCACGCTGGTCATGAGTTTTGGCTTGCTCGCATATGAGTCTGTCCTCGGGCTTTATCTCGACAACCAATTCAACTCCACCGCAAAAGACATTGCCTTTATGATTACCGCTACCGGAACGGTGAGTGTCATCGTTCAATTGTTTGTCGTCGATCGCATCGTTTCGCGCTTCGGGGAAATCGGTGTCTTAATCACCTTCCTTGGCGTTGCCGCGGGCGGCTTTCTGGCCTCGTTATTTGCCAGCAGCTACGTCATGTTCTTCGGAGTATCGCTGATCATCTTCCTGGCGACCTCTATTCTGCGCCCTGTATTGAATACATTGATTTCAAAACTTGCAGAAGGCGAAGTCGGCTTTGCAATGGGCATGAATAACGCCTATATGAGTATTGGAAATGTTATGGGGCCACTTCTCGCAGGGATTTTATTCGATATCAATATCATTTTTCCGTTTATCCTCGGCTTGATACTATTATTGGCTACACTTACCATTACGGTGGGGTGGCAGCGTTCAAGATCTGCCAAACGCATACGTACAATCGAACAACAATAA
- a CDS encoding MerR family transcriptional regulator, with protein sequence MYNIKAAAKLLDMPKVTIRSWETRYNAITPARTESGHRLYSDQNLEDLKWLKIQVQENGMKISEAVKLLHTSRKQFYHPEVTDHKEPIEYAKQIEELYQAAVEIDIDRFNYLLDLKFSLFHHQTVFFHIIAPLMVRIGAEWENGQISVAHEHMITNIIQQRFNQFFRIFPVAPHLPKVLALSPSGEHHQLGLLLFSLFLRENGFHVVYTGPDTPLDGLAEMVAKQDFQIVCMSVMTPKSRPVAEQYIKELSETIPNLHFLLGGQGIDCDDQKINRYCIGTTLESWQQWLEEFKTARTS encoded by the coding sequence ATGTACAATATCAAAGCTGCTGCTAAACTACTCGACATGCCCAAAGTGACCATCCGTTCTTGGGAAACGCGCTACAATGCCATCACGCCTGCGCGCACAGAATCGGGCCACCGGCTGTATTCTGATCAAAACTTGGAAGATTTGAAATGGCTGAAAATCCAAGTTCAGGAAAATGGCATGAAAATCAGCGAAGCCGTCAAGTTATTGCATACTTCGAGAAAACAGTTCTATCACCCTGAAGTTACCGATCACAAGGAACCGATTGAGTACGCGAAGCAAATTGAAGAACTGTATCAGGCCGCTGTAGAAATAGACATTGACCGGTTTAATTATTTGCTCGACTTGAAATTCTCGTTGTTCCATCACCAAACCGTTTTCTTTCACATCATCGCGCCACTCATGGTACGAATTGGCGCCGAATGGGAAAACGGCCAAATTAGCGTGGCACATGAACACATGATCACCAATATCATCCAACAGCGCTTTAACCAATTTTTCCGCATCTTCCCGGTTGCGCCTCATTTGCCGAAAGTGTTAGCACTTAGCCCGAGCGGCGAGCATCATCAGCTCGGCCTGTTATTGTTCTCCCTGTTCCTTCGGGAGAACGGCTTCCACGTAGTTTATACAGGTCCTGACACACCACTTGATGGCCTGGCAGAAATGGTGGCCAAGCAGGATTTTCAAATCGTCTGCATGTCTGTTATGACACCCAAAAGCCGTCCTGTTGCAGAACAATATATCAAAGAGCTTTCCGAAACAATTCCGAACCTCCACTTTTTGCTTGGCGGCCAAGGCATCGATTGTGATGACCAAAAGATTAACCGCTATTGCATCGGCACCACACTTGAATCCTGGCAGCAATGGCTCGAGGAATTCAAAACTGCCCGTACATCTTAA
- a CDS encoding NCS2 family permease: MANWMDRFFGLNENGTTIKREMTAGLIGFFTVVYIIAVNSLILSESGMPIEYAIIGTIAASVVGALLMGFWGNAPILLIPGMGINALFSYTLVQSMGLSWQEALAVVFVSGFIFVFVAFTRFSKMLSEAVPNSLKEAITVGLGLFLMLLGLEKGGLVGPGDGAILSLGSLSDPLVLSTIVTFLLAIILFIRNVPGNFLITIVLGTVIAYFFGMIDLSQVSEPGVNPAEAFAVFGSMSFAGFLSTTFWVAVFSLTMVLVFENIGLVHGQVNFIGRPEKYSRAFQATSVSTMASGFLGTSPTVASVESAAAMAAGGRTGLTSLTAGFLFIGAAFFIPLIKIIPDSAIAPILIIIGGLMLQNIKNLDMKDMSETFPALLIVALIPFTYSIADGIAIGFILYPVLKVAIGKWREVSPALYVIACLFFVNYVFHVIG, from the coding sequence ATGGCAAATTGGATGGACCGATTTTTCGGTCTTAACGAAAACGGGACGACCATCAAGCGGGAAATGACAGCCGGCTTGATCGGATTTTTCACCGTGGTCTACATCATCGCCGTCAACTCACTGATTTTATCGGAGTCCGGCATGCCGATCGAGTACGCCATTATCGGGACCATTGCCGCTTCTGTCGTTGGAGCGTTATTAATGGGCTTTTGGGGCAATGCGCCCATCTTGCTCATTCCGGGCATGGGGATCAATGCATTGTTCTCGTATACGCTCGTCCAGTCGATGGGGCTTAGCTGGCAGGAAGCACTTGCCGTTGTGTTCGTCTCAGGGTTTATTTTCGTCTTTGTCGCGTTTACGCGCTTTTCGAAAATGCTCAGCGAGGCTGTTCCAAATTCGCTGAAAGAAGCGATTACGGTTGGGCTTGGGCTATTTCTGATGCTGTTAGGTCTGGAGAAAGGCGGCCTTGTGGGTCCTGGCGACGGGGCGATTCTTTCGCTCGGTTCGCTATCGGATCCACTGGTGCTGTCGACGATTGTGACGTTCTTGCTCGCGATCATTTTATTCATCCGCAATGTGCCGGGGAATTTTTTGATCACGATTGTACTCGGAACGGTCATTGCGTATTTCTTCGGCATGATCGACCTCAGCCAAGTGAGCGAGCCAGGCGTCAATCCGGCAGAAGCATTTGCGGTGTTCGGCTCGATGTCGTTTGCAGGTTTCTTGTCGACGACGTTCTGGGTAGCGGTCTTTTCCTTGACGATGGTGCTGGTGTTTGAAAACATCGGCCTTGTCCACGGACAGGTGAATTTTATCGGCCGCCCGGAAAAGTATTCGCGTGCGTTCCAGGCGACGTCGGTTTCGACGATGGCTTCAGGATTTCTGGGCACAAGCCCGACGGTGGCCAGTGTGGAAAGCGCAGCGGCGATGGCTGCTGGCGGTCGCACTGGATTAACTTCGTTGACGGCAGGATTTTTGTTTATAGGTGCAGCATTCTTCATTCCACTGATCAAGATCATTCCCGATAGCGCAATTGCGCCGATTTTAATCATTATCGGTGGGTTGATGCTTCAAAACATCAAGAATCTCGACATGAAGGACATGAGCGAGACCTTTCCGGCATTGTTGATTGTAGCGCTCATTCCGTTTACGTACAGTATCGCGGACGGCATCGCGATCGGGTTTATCCTGTATCCGGTGCTAAAAGTGGCAATCGGCAAATGGCGTGAAGTGTCTCCTGCACTTTATGTGATTGCTTGTCTGTTTTTCGTCAATTACGTCTTTCACGTAATCGGCTAA
- a CDS encoding NupC/NupG family nucleoside CNT transporter, whose protein sequence is MNLLWGIFGIIVVLGIAFLFSDGKKSIKPRTILGGLAIQLTFAFMVLEWELGRQALLKLSQGVQNIINYAGEGIAFVFGPAADTQNFGFVFAFQVLTIIIFFSSLISVLYYLNIMQFIIRLLGGALAKLLGTSKAESISAAANIFVGQTEAPLVVRPFLPNMTKSELFAVMTGGLASVAGSTLAGYALLGVPLEYLLAASFMAAPAGLIMAKIMIPEQEKVEEKEFVMEKDKQSVNVVDAAARGASDGLQLALNVGAMLLAFIALIALANGVLGGIGGWFGAENITIQGILGYIFAPLAFAIGVPWEEAVQAGSFIGQKLVLNEFVAYTAFAPEIANLSPKTVIIVSFALCGFANFSSLAILLGGLGAMAPSRRPEIARLGMRAIAAGMLASLLSAAIAGMFV, encoded by the coding sequence GTGAATTTACTATGGGGCATCTTCGGTATCATCGTCGTTCTTGGAATCGCTTTCTTGTTCTCTGATGGCAAAAAATCCATCAAGCCACGGACGATTCTCGGCGGTTTGGCCATACAGCTTACGTTTGCGTTTATGGTACTGGAATGGGAACTTGGCAGACAAGCTTTGCTCAAATTGTCGCAAGGCGTGCAAAACATCATCAATTACGCCGGTGAAGGGATCGCGTTTGTATTCGGTCCTGCAGCTGATACGCAAAACTTTGGTTTCGTCTTCGCGTTCCAAGTGCTGACGATCATCATTTTCTTCTCGTCTTTGATTTCGGTGCTTTATTACTTGAACATCATGCAATTCATTATCCGCTTGCTCGGTGGGGCTTTGGCGAAATTGCTCGGCACGAGTAAAGCGGAATCAATTTCCGCAGCGGCCAATATCTTCGTCGGCCAGACGGAAGCGCCGCTAGTCGTCCGCCCGTTCCTGCCGAATATGACCAAGTCCGAATTGTTCGCGGTCATGACCGGTGGGCTTGCCTCAGTCGCAGGTTCTACGCTCGCAGGGTACGCGCTTCTCGGTGTTCCACTTGAATACTTGCTCGCTGCGAGTTTCATGGCGGCACCTGCCGGCTTGATCATGGCGAAAATCATGATCCCGGAACAAGAAAAAGTGGAAGAAAAAGAGTTTGTCATGGAAAAAGACAAGCAATCAGTCAACGTTGTCGATGCAGCTGCACGCGGGGCTTCAGACGGCCTCCAGCTGGCCTTGAACGTCGGGGCGATGCTTCTTGCGTTTATCGCGTTGATCGCATTGGCAAACGGTGTCCTTGGCGGCATCGGCGGCTGGTTCGGTGCTGAAAACATCACCATCCAAGGCATTCTTGGCTATATCTTCGCGCCGCTCGCGTTTGCAATCGGCGTCCCATGGGAAGAAGCTGTGCAAGCCGGTAGCTTTATCGGACAGAAGCTCGTCTTGAACGAGTTTGTCGCTTACACGGCATTCGCTCCGGAAATCGCGAATTTGTCTCCGAAGACGGTCATCATCGTCAGCTTCGCGCTTTGTGGATTCGCCAACTTCAGCTCACTCGCTATCCTTCTCGGCGGTCTTGGTGCAATGGCGCCAAGCCGTCGCCCGGAAATTGCGCGCCTTGGCATGCGCGCCATTGCAGCCGGTATGCTTGCGTCTCTATTGAGTGCAGCAATCGCTGGGATGTTCGTTTAA
- a CDS encoding DHA2 family efflux MFS transporter permease subunit — protein sequence MAGVFVAILNQTLLATALPHIMRDLDITANTAQWLTTVFMLVNGVMIPITAFLINKYTTRHLFFAAMGLFAAGTIICALAPGFATLMVGRIVQASGAGIMIPLAQTVLFVIFPIEKRGQAMGMFGLIISFAPAIGPTLSGYLVGQYPWRSLFYIVIPIALIDLALAYFFLRNVTERTFPKIDIVSIMLSTLGFGGLLYGFSSAGAAGWGSMSVIATIGVGMLALVFFIRRQGRLKQPILEFRVFKYGIFTLSTILSIIVFVTMIGSATILPIYMQDMHGFTALESGLALLPGAIIMGLMNPIAGRIFDKVGGKWLAVAGLSIVTGSTFQFTVLTSETTFVYLAVMHAIRMLGVALVMMPVTTAGLNQLPDHLIPHGTAMSNTMRQVSGSIGTALLVTIMTSAALDPGRYGVEGLIRGVNMSFMVTGVLSAIGIVLAFFMKNPKAQEQGK from the coding sequence ATGGCTGGCGTATTTGTAGCGATCCTGAACCAAACGCTGCTCGCCACCGCTTTGCCGCATATTATGAGAGATCTCGATATCACTGCCAATACGGCACAATGGCTGACGACGGTGTTCATGCTCGTCAACGGCGTCATGATACCGATCACTGCTTTTTTAATCAATAAATATACGACACGCCATCTATTCTTTGCTGCGATGGGTTTATTTGCGGCCGGAACGATTATTTGTGCACTGGCGCCTGGCTTTGCAACTTTGATGGTTGGGCGCATCGTTCAAGCATCAGGGGCAGGCATCATGATACCGCTCGCGCAAACTGTGCTGTTCGTCATCTTCCCGATTGAAAAACGAGGACAGGCAATGGGCATGTTCGGATTGATCATTTCCTTCGCGCCGGCGATCGGGCCAACTTTGTCTGGTTATTTGGTCGGCCAGTATCCATGGCGGTCATTATTTTATATCGTCATTCCGATTGCGCTCATTGACTTAGCGTTGGCGTATTTCTTCTTACGCAATGTAACGGAGCGGACTTTCCCAAAAATCGATATCGTCTCGATTATGTTGTCGACGTTAGGATTCGGTGGATTGCTTTATGGCTTCTCAAGTGCTGGGGCAGCCGGATGGGGCAGTATGTCCGTAATTGCCACAATCGGTGTCGGCATGCTGGCTTTAGTGTTTTTCATCCGTCGGCAGGGCAGGCTCAAACAGCCGATTTTGGAATTCCGTGTCTTTAAATATGGCATATTTACTTTATCGACGATACTCAGCATTATCGTGTTCGTCACGATGATCGGCAGTGCGACGATTTTGCCGATCTATATGCAGGATATGCATGGGTTTACGGCACTTGAATCGGGATTGGCATTATTGCCAGGAGCGATCATCATGGGGCTCATGAACCCAATTGCCGGGCGCATCTTCGACAAAGTGGGCGGCAAATGGCTGGCAGTCGCGGGCTTGTCGATTGTGACCGGCTCAACTTTTCAGTTTACAGTCCTGACTTCTGAAACAACATTCGTCTATTTGGCTGTTATGCATGCCATCCGCATGTTAGGGGTTGCACTTGTCATGATGCCGGTAACCACAGCTGGGCTCAACCAATTACCGGATCACCTTATCCCTCATGGCACGGCGATGAGCAATACGATGCGCCAAGTGTCGGGGTCTATCGGTACGGCATTGCTGGTAACGATCATGACCAGCGCCGCGCTCGATCCGGGGCGCTACGGCGTTGAGGGCTTGATTCGAGGGGTCAATATGTCCTTTATGGTGACAGGCGTTTTGAGTGCCATTGGCATCGTTTTAGCATTTTTTATGAAAAATCCAAAGGCCCAGGAACAAGGCAAGTGA